A stretch of Cyanobacterium sp. HL-69 DNA encodes these proteins:
- a CDS encoding maltogenic amylase: MNIQTPDWVKDAVFYQIFPDRFAVGKPEKPYPNYWQSSNLQPWKTPPTLQKYKGGNFWGVIDKLDYLQNLGINAIYFTPVFQSTCNHRYHTHDYYQIDPLLGGNYAFQEFLTQAHKRNIKVVLDGVFNHVGRGFFFFNDILENGPHSPWLDWFKVEKWPISAYNGGFPANYASWVNNRALPQFNHSNPEVKEYIMQVAEYWLHQGIDGWRLDVPNEIEEEGFWEEFRTRVKAVKSDAYIVGEIWTDARQWLDGSQFDGVMNYLFTAPTMAFCGGDRILRKYVEIPCYEPYPAIKAEEYQNKMEKLLEMYNWEINLTQLNLLASHDTARLLTIAGDDKKTVELCTLLLLTFPGAPSIYYGDEVGLPGGFDPDSRRGFPDEDLWDKNLLHYHQELIKLRHQYPALRRGKYQVLFAKEDIYIFTRTLDEQKIVIAINNGTQSQTITIPIDHKIGNTIFGDGTFSHEQENDQNYLTVALYARSGLILT; the protein is encoded by the coding sequence ATGAATATTCAAACCCCAGATTGGGTAAAAGATGCAGTTTTTTATCAAATATTTCCCGACAGATTTGCCGTCGGTAAACCAGAAAAACCATACCCCAATTATTGGCAATCATCGAATCTTCAACCATGGAAAACCCCTCCCACGCTACAAAAATATAAAGGGGGAAACTTTTGGGGGGTGATTGATAAGTTAGATTATTTACAAAATTTGGGCATAAATGCCATCTATTTTACCCCGGTATTTCAATCTACTTGTAATCATCGTTATCATACCCATGACTATTATCAAATAGATCCTCTTTTGGGGGGAAATTATGCTTTTCAAGAGTTTTTAACTCAAGCCCATAAACGTAATATAAAAGTGGTTTTAGATGGTGTTTTTAACCATGTAGGAAGGGGTTTTTTCTTCTTTAATGATATTTTAGAAAATGGGCCTCATTCCCCTTGGTTAGATTGGTTTAAGGTAGAAAAATGGCCTATTTCTGCTTACAATGGTGGATTTCCTGCTAATTATGCTTCTTGGGTAAATAATCGAGCTTTGCCCCAGTTTAACCACAGTAATCCTGAAGTGAAGGAATATATCATGCAGGTGGCAGAATATTGGCTTCATCAGGGCATTGATGGATGGCGTTTGGATGTGCCTAATGAGATTGAGGAGGAGGGTTTTTGGGAAGAGTTTAGGACTAGGGTAAAAGCTGTGAAATCCGATGCTTATATTGTTGGGGAAATTTGGACGGATGCTCGTCAGTGGCTCGATGGTAGTCAATTTGATGGGGTGATGAATTATTTGTTTACCGCACCGACAATGGCTTTTTGTGGGGGCGATCGCATTTTACGAAAATATGTAGAAATACCCTGTTATGAGCCTTATCCTGCCATCAAAGCCGAAGAATATCAGAACAAAATGGAAAAATTATTGGAGATGTATAACTGGGAAATAAACTTAACCCAACTAAATCTCCTTGCTAGTCATGACACCGCCCGACTACTAACCATTGCAGGAGACGACAAAAAAACCGTTGAACTATGCACCCTATTACTACTCACATTTCCCGGCGCCCCCAGTATTTATTATGGTGATGAAGTAGGTTTACCAGGAGGATTTGATCCCGATTCCCGTAGAGGCTTCCCTGATGAAGACTTATGGGACAAAAATCTTTTACACTATCACCAAGAATTAATTAAACTACGTCATCAATATCCAGCCCTGAGACGGGGTAAATATCAAGTTTTATTTGCCAAAGAAGATATTTATATATTTACCCGTACTTTGGATGAACAAAAAATAGTCATAGCCATTAACAATGGTACTCAATCCCAAACCATTACCATCCCCATAGACCATAAAATTGGTAACACCATATTCGGAGATGGCACATTTTCCCATGAGCAAGAAAATGATCAAAACTATCTTACCGTTGCTCTCTATGCCCGTAGTGGTTTGATTTTGACTTAA